The genomic stretch GCGTCACGAATGCTTTCGAGGAGCTCCTTAGGAGTCTTGAAATGACAAATTGATCGTCCTGCAGGCGAGATGGCCAATACGTGAAGGATGCAATTTGCATAAGATAAGTCATTGTCAGGTACCTGATAAAGACTAGTGCCTTGCGGCTTCTCGACAGAATTAAGGTAGTTCGTTCCCGCTGTTACCGAGGTAGTTTAGAAAACTTGGACATATAAAAGAGAGATTTTCCATTATAATATACATGGTTGTAATAAAAAGAAGTCAGGCCATCTTAATTACTATTGTTTACTCCTATGTATTAACATCCATTTGTAAAATCTGTAAACTGCCCAGTTACTCCTCGGAACGTCGATGTTTATCATGTCCTCGACTTACCTAGCTATTCTAGTTACGCTGACGAACAATCATATAAAGACAATCACTGAGCATAGGGGGGGTAGCTTGATAGATTGTcaatattttactaatttcttttaaaaacaCATTCCCGTGTTTTTCTTCATAATACATTCTGGTCATACAGACATTCAAGCTTTGCCATCAAATATGAGCAGCGGCGCCGACATCATATTTACAAGCGGCTAGTTGGCCTCAAGAGAGATTCCCTCGGAAGATCAAAGCGATCCAGGTTCGCAACCTTTGTCCAAGCAGCCACAAAGTCTTTTACAAACTTCTGCTTGGAATCGGAGCTGCCGTACACTTCCGCAACAGCCCGCAGTTCAGGGTGAGAGCCGAGGACCAAGTCAACGCGGGTTGCAGTCCACTTCTTAGCACCGCTCTTACGGTCGCTGCCCTCAAAGAGATCACCGTTGGAGGGGTTGGGCTTCCAGACAGTTCCCATATCTAGGAGGTTGACGAAGAAGTCGTTGGTAAGCACACCAGGCTGGTTGGTGAAGACACCGTGAGTTGAGCCGTCGTAGTTTGTGTTTAGAACACGAAGACCGCCAATGAGGACTGTCAGTTCAGGCACCGAGAGAGTGAGGAGGTGGGCCTTGTCGACCAAGAGGTGCTCCAGCTTGACTCTCTGCGTGGACTTGCCGTAGTTTCGGAAACCATCAGCGACAGGCTCGAGGTGGCCAACCGACTCAACATCAGTCTGCTCCTGAGTAGCATCATTGCGGCCAGGAGTAAATGGAACGGTGATGTCGTGTCCAGCGTCCTTAGCGGCCTTCTCAATAGCCGCAGATCCCGCCAAGACAATCAGGTCGGCAAGGGATACCTTCTTGCCACCGCTCTGCGAGCTGTTGAACTTCTGCTGGACCTTCTCCAATGCCTGCAGAACCTCGGCCAGCTGGGCAGGGTTGTTGGCCTCCCAGTCCTTCTGTGGCGCCAGGCGAATGCGGGCACCGTTGGCACCACCTCGCTTGTCGCTGCCACGGAAAGTTGAAGCAGATGCCCAGGCAGTGGAGATCAGCTTGGAGGGTGTAACCCCGGATGCCAACACTTCCTTCTTGAGAGCGGCGACGTCACTGTCGTTGATCAGAGTGTAGTTGACGGCGGGGATAGGATCCTGCCAAGAGAACTGTTCCTTGGGGATCTCGGGGCCCACGTAGCGGGTGGATGGTCCCATGTCACGATGCGTCAGCTTGAACCAGGCCTTGGCAAACACTTCCGCGAACTGATCGGGGTTCTCCAAGAAGCGGCGAGAGATCTTCTCGTAAGCCGGGTCGACACGGAGCGACAAGTCTGTGGTCAGCATAgtgggcagcagcttcttgttaGGATCGAAAGCGTGCGGAATAAACGGCTCGGCGTTCTTTGCCACCCACTGCTTTGCTCCAGCAGGGCTCTTTGTCAGCTCCCATTCGTACTTGAAGAGATATTCGAAGAACTGGTTGCTCCACTTGGTCGGCGTCTTGGTCCAGGTCACCTCGAGGCCACTGGTGATGGTATCAGCGCCCTTTCCAGAGCCAAAAGTGCTGACCCAACCAAGACCCTGGTTCTCAAGAGGTGCGCCCGCAGGCTCAGGGCCTACGTGGCTTGAAGGGCCTGCGCCGTGGGTTTTGCCAAAGGTGTGGCCACCGGCAATCAAAGCCACCGTCTCTTCATCGTTCATCGCCATACGGGCAAAGGTGATGCGAATATCACGGGCCGCCGCAAGAGCATCAGCGTTGCCATCAGGGCCCTCTGGGTTGACGTAGATAAGTCCCATGTGTGCCTATTTTGCATTAGCAAATCTAGTCTTTGAAGAATGTCTGAAAGCAAAGATACGTACTGCTCCTAGGGGGGGCCTCGAGCTCGCGAGAGTGGACATCAGTGTGCTTCCTCTCGTCGGAGTCGACAACTCCATGATCTTTGGAAGCTCCCGCGAAACCGTGGGCATATCGGACATCGTTGCCCAGCCATGTAGTTTCGCCACCCCAATAGGCGGCCTCGTCAGCCTCCCAAGTGTCTGAGCGGCCACCTGCGAAGCCTATGGTCTTGAAACCCATGGATTCAAGGGCCACGTTGCCGGACAGGACAATGAGATCAGCCCATGAGAGCTTGTTGCCATACTTTGCCTTGATGGGCCAAAGAAGACGTCGGGCCTTGTCCAAGCTCACGTTGTCGGGCCAGCTGTTGAGAGGCGCGAATCGTTGTTGGCCTTGTGCTCCTCCGCCGCGGCCGTCAAAGACTCTATAGGTACCAGTGGAATGCCAGGCCAGACGAACAAACAGACCTCCATAATGGCCAAAATCGGCGGGCCAAAAGTCTTGACTATCGGTCATCAGGGCCGTCAAGTCCTTCTTGACGGCATCATAGTCAAGGGTTTTGAAAGCGGCCGCATAGTCAAAGTCATCACCCAGGGGGTTGGTCACGTTTGTGTGCTGACGAAGAATGTTCAGTTTGAGTGATTCGGGCCACCAATCCTTATTTCGAGTGCCACCGCCAGCGGCGTTGATGTGGTTTACGGGACACTTTCCGGCGTCGCCCATTTTTGCGATTTGCGTATATCAATATACAGCAGACAGAATaacaaaggggaaaaaagtaGGGTTCAAACTTGGCTGCTTCAAAAGCAGAAACAGAAATGGGGAAACACTAACAAAGAAGGAACAGAGGGAGCGGGAGAAGGAGtataaaaagaagcagcagaacccgaaaagagaaagagatggacaTCTGCTCGCCACCCAATAACGAGGAGGGCATTAGAGAGGGGTCACAGACAACCCCGCGTTTGATCAGACAGTTAGCACGTCCTCGGGTCTCCGAGATGTCGCGATTGCGCTGCTCATGGTCCTCATCTGGATCTGCAGTGAAACGCCATGTGCGGCCGTTGTGTCATCGCTCACGCTGCTGACGAACCGAAGACTCGCAATTTCAAAGGCCCACGGCTTCTAAGCTTTAAGCCGGCAACCAAGTGGACAAGCGGGGTCATGGTGGAGGGGAAGCTTTGATGGATCATGGAGGGGAAATTTGGTCACGGATTGGTTCATAAGAGGCGATGTGCCCACGCTTATTCGTTTCGGATTGGATGGGCCGAATCTGGCACAGTATGCGGTGGCTTGACTCTGGTGAGCTTTCGGTACAGACTGTTCGAGTTGCGAGTCTGTTCGGAGGCTAATATGAacggtacatgtagctactGAGTATTCCCAGTTAGGTTGCTAGATGACGCACTTTGCTTGAGTCTGCTCCGCACTGTTAACTAGGAGGACAGACTAGAGGAATCTAGTGCCGGGCTACACTCGGCTATCGTAGTAGCAATTTTTGGAGAACCTTTCTGTCCGATGTTTGGAAGGGGGAATTTACTGAGAAAGGGAAGCCAGATTCTGTTATCGAAGTTGTTGAGCTTCTCGTTGGAGGACAAGCATGCAGCATATGCAATAGAAGGTTGAAGCTCATTCATATGAAGAGAAAGCATTGTGCTTGTATACATGCGACATATGGTCCTTGTATTTAGCTGTTAGATACTCCGTACTCGACTCTGCAGTTAAGTGCAATTGACAGGCCTGTTAGCCAATAATAACGGTGACCGCCCTTGCCGCTGAGATGATAGTTAGGTATAACGCCTATGAATTGAGCGTAGGGAAATGACCTTTAAGGGCTTATAGGTCTATTGATAGCACTAGTAACTTACTCCCGAACATTCCAAGGTCGTCCATCTCCCGTGGGGCCAGGAAATAGATGCGTGGAAGGATTTCGCAAATTGGCACATAGCGGGGTGATCATCCTACAGGAAGTATGCAGCCCTTCTTTCTCGATCGAAAGCCCAATTCAAACCAGATGTGCATGTTACAAATTATGGAATAAGCAATCAGAGTAGTAATGGCTCTTTCTCACATCTTCACAACTATTGCGATCAATCATCATCTAATTCTTTCCATTTTATCTCGCTAGGGAAGCGTGTCGCGAGATACGGCATTCTAGAGTAGGTGCACTTACACTAGACAACTAAGCCTAAAGAACCCCACATGTGCGCTATTGTCCTCATCGAGTAAAAGTCAAGTTAGTAGAGAAGATCAATCTCcgactactactactattatcCAGGAAAAGTATTATTAGAATTGGAGTTAGTGTCTCCGGTTCTGACGCGAGCGAAGATCTTCGCAACTCAAGAACGCGCTACCAAAGAAAGTTCTAGGCTGTCCAGCATCAAGCTCCAGGTGTGGACGTAAACTCACAACAGCACCTGGGCCCTTTGGAGTAACCAACTGGAGCGCCTCCTTGTTTGCCCATTTTTTACTTGTTCATCTTCTACTTCAATACCAACAGCTCTACCTCAATAAACGATTCTCAGGTGACGAAGCCCACCTTTTCAATTGGACTATTGAACGCTAGTAACTGCAGACCCTCCGAATAGCCAGAATATACTATCCGAATGGCAAATATTAACCCTCCGAGTAACAAAAATATACCCTCCGAATAGCATAAATATACCGTCCAGCTAGCAACACTCTTGATTATTTGCCGCTGTCTAGAATAGAGAACTCTAGGGGGGCTTGAGTTCTACTTGAGATCCTTTGCTTCCATAAGAGCTCATTTACCAAGTAAAAACATCAAAGCAgttttgtgttttttctCGACTGCCATGACGAAGTTGTCCGGCCGTATGTACTGCTTTCTGCTTTGTTTTCGAAAGCATCGTCATCCATGCAAGATTATGAGAAATGGGCATCTCAAACCGCACCCAACTGGTCCGAGAAGATGTATCTGCTGATGATATGATCATCTTCTCCACCGAAATCAGCCGACAAGCTAGCGCCAGGACAGAATAAGCTTAAATACCTAGATCAGGCAGACCGCTGCGAGAAAAGAATGTGCTTTGCGGATTGACAATGGTCAATAATATCTTAGCTCTGGGTTGCCTATGAGCAAATTTGCGCTAGGAAACACATCGACACTTGGTTGTTTcaatatagttttttttggAGTTGAAACAAATAGTCCAAACCATGATCTAAATGCAGTTCCAAGTTGTAAATAACCTGTAGCGCGCTATCTATGTGTTTGGCGCAAAGTGCATTTGAAGCGGCTTCAGAGACCGGTTAGCgactaaaataatatacaaAGTCTGAATCAGTCACCAGATTATCTTGGTCTTAGATTGTAATGGAAATGTTGAGGTTGAGGCGAGTTCATTAGGTAAAGTGCC from Trichoderma atroviride chromosome 3, complete sequence encodes the following:
- a CDS encoding uncharacterized protein (antiSMASH:Cluster_3.5), translated to MSDMPTVSRELPKIMELSTPTRGSTLMSTLASSRPPLGAAHMGLIYVNPEGPDGNADALAAARDIRITFARMAMNDEETVALIAGGHTFGKTHGAGPSSHVGPEPAGAPLENQGLGWVSTFGSGKGADTITSGLEVTWTKTPTKWSNQFFEYLFKYEWELTKSPAGAKQWVAKNAEPFIPHAFDPNKKLLPTMLTTDLSLRVDPAYEKISRRFLENPDQFAEVFAKAWFKLTHRDMGPSTRYVGPEIPKEQFSWQDPIPAVNYTLINDSDVAALKKEVLASGVTPSKLISTAWASASTFRGSDKRGGANGARIRLAPQKDWEANNPAQLAEVLQALEKVQQKFNSSQSGGKKVSLADLIVLAGSAAIEKAAKDAGHDITVPFTPGRNDATQEQTDVESVGHLEPVADGFRNYGKSTQRVKLEHLLVDKAHLLTLSVPELTVLIGGLRVLNTNYDGSTHGVFTNQPGVLTNDFFVNLLDMGTVWKPNPSNGDLFEGSDRKSGAKKWTATRVDLVLGSHPELRAVAEVYGSSDSKQKFVKDFVAAWTKVANLDRFDLPRESLLRPTSRL